In Neorhizobium sp. NCHU2750, a single genomic region encodes these proteins:
- a CDS encoding aminotransferase class I/II-fold pyridoxal phosphate-dependent enzyme, which yields MAPSAGGAKRGFLDQMRQTSETSGRNREARLNRQPQAPVRQAPKFDQLPEYQRVLTQRKVGELIGVANPFYRSHDQAAGASTVMAGRTFANFASYDYLGTNTDPLVTSRAKEAIDRYGISASASRLVAGERPVHTELEAALAGVYGVEAAVCFVSGYLTNVAAISTIIGPQDLVIHDEFIHNSALAGIKQSGATRRLFRHNDVDNLETVLKTLSSEFRRVLVIVEGVYSMDGDIADLPKLVELRSRYGFWLMVDEAHALGVLGQTGRGTFEHFGIDPQEVDLWMGTLSKTTSSCGGYIAGSQALADILKAEAGGFVYSVGLAPVLAAAAKTGLDILRSEPERTEKLHRNGALFLEEARKAGLDTGLSVGFSVVPVIVGDSLRAVQLSNELLEDGVNALPIIHPAVPEGMARLRFFITCNHTDEQIRHAVEATARRLKALQEKNFGLASLDMEKMMQLSPLLQTPNS from the coding sequence ATGGCGCCTTCCGCGGGAGGCGCCAAGCGCGGCTTCCTCGATCAGATGCGGCAGACGAGCGAAACCTCGGGCCGCAATCGTGAGGCCCGATTGAACCGCCAGCCGCAGGCGCCCGTTCGCCAGGCGCCGAAATTCGACCAGTTGCCGGAGTACCAGCGGGTTCTGACACAGCGGAAGGTGGGCGAACTGATCGGCGTCGCCAATCCCTTCTACCGGTCGCATGACCAGGCGGCCGGTGCCTCGACGGTCATGGCCGGCAGGACCTTTGCCAATTTCGCATCCTACGACTATCTCGGCACCAATACCGATCCCCTGGTGACGAGCCGCGCCAAGGAAGCGATCGACCGCTACGGTATTTCCGCTTCCGCGAGCCGCCTCGTTGCCGGCGAACGTCCGGTCCATACCGAGCTCGAGGCTGCCCTTGCCGGCGTCTACGGGGTCGAGGCGGCCGTCTGTTTCGTCAGCGGCTATCTCACCAATGTCGCGGCAATCAGCACGATCATCGGCCCGCAGGATCTCGTCATCCATGACGAGTTCATCCACAACAGCGCGCTGGCCGGCATCAAGCAGTCGGGTGCCACCCGGCGCCTGTTCCGCCATAACGATGTCGACAATCTCGAAACGGTTTTGAAGACGCTGTCCTCGGAGTTCCGCCGGGTTCTCGTCATCGTTGAGGGCGTCTATTCCATGGATGGCGATATCGCCGACCTGCCGAAGCTTGTCGAGTTGCGCAGCCGTTACGGCTTCTGGCTGATGGTCGACGAAGCCCATGCGCTCGGCGTTCTGGGCCAGACTGGCAGGGGCACATTCGAACATTTCGGCATCGATCCGCAGGAGGTCGACCTGTGGATGGGCACCCTGTCGAAGACGACCTCAAGCTGCGGCGGCTATATCGCCGGCTCGCAGGCGCTGGCCGACATCCTCAAGGCCGAGGCCGGCGGCTTCGTCTACAGCGTCGGACTGGCCCCGGTTCTCGCCGCCGCCGCCAAGACCGGGCTCGATATTCTCCGCTCCGAACCCGAGCGCACCGAGAAGCTGCATCGCAATGGTGCATTGTTTCTTGAAGAGGCCCGCAAGGCCGGTCTCGATACGGGCCTCAGCGTTGGTTTTTCGGTCGTGCCGGTAATCGTCGGCGATTCCCTGCGCGCCGTGCAATTGTCGAACGAACTTCTGGAAGACGGCGTCAACGCGCTGCCGATCATCCATCCGGCGGTGCCGGAAGGCATGGCAAGGCTGCGCTTCTTCATTACCTGCAACCATACCGACGAGCAGATCCGCCATGCGGTGGAAGCGACCGCGCGCCGGCTGAAGGCGCTTCAGGAGAAGAATTTCGGCCTCGCATCGCTCGACATGGAAAAGATGATGCAGCTTTCGCCGCTGCTTCAGACGCCGAACAGCTGA
- a CDS encoding SDR family NAD(P)-dependent oxidoreductase, giving the protein MHVVVTGGSSGIGLEVARAYAARGAQVSLIARDPVRLEAARQAIESVSSSTAHVFTASADTGKDDELSSALAACEAAFDLCDILVASAGVVEPGWFYAQQADVFDAQWQTNFSGVINTVRKVYPGMRARGEGRIMIVSSAAAFIGLPAYSAYCASKAALVGFADALRLEAVGTGVSVGICFPPDTDTPQLQRELQARPKEAELLMGQIRPRPAGEIAARIVRGIDRRSARVYFTASIAALALFGPIARPFIEIWYRFQTRR; this is encoded by the coding sequence ATGCATGTCGTCGTCACCGGAGGATCGAGCGGCATAGGGCTGGAAGTCGCCAGAGCCTATGCGGCGCGCGGCGCTCAGGTCTCGCTGATCGCCCGCGATCCCGTAAGGCTTGAGGCTGCCCGCCAGGCGATTGAGAGTGTTTCGTCGTCGACCGCGCATGTCTTCACCGCAAGCGCCGATACCGGCAAGGATGACGAACTCTCGTCCGCCCTTGCCGCCTGCGAAGCCGCTTTCGACCTCTGCGATATTCTCGTTGCCTCTGCCGGCGTGGTCGAGCCCGGCTGGTTTTACGCGCAGCAAGCCGATGTCTTCGACGCCCAGTGGCAGACCAATTTCTCCGGCGTCATAAATACGGTGCGGAAAGTCTATCCCGGCATGCGGGCGCGGGGCGAGGGGCGCATCATGATTGTCTCGTCTGCCGCGGCCTTCATCGGCTTGCCCGCCTATTCCGCCTATTGCGCCTCCAAGGCCGCGCTGGTCGGCTTTGCCGATGCCTTGCGGCTCGAAGCGGTCGGAACGGGCGTCTCGGTCGGCATCTGCTTCCCGCCCGATACCGATACGCCCCAGCTTCAACGCGAATTGCAGGCCCGCCCGAAAGAGGCCGAACTGTTGATGGGACAGATCAGGCCGCGGCCGGCCGGCGAGATTGCTGCCCGCATCGTCCGTGGCATCGATCGACGCTCGGCGCGGGTCTATTTTACCGCCTCGATTGCGGCACTGGCGCTGTTCGGCCCGATCGCCAGACCCTTTATCGAAATCTGGTATCGGTTTCAGACCCGACGCTGA
- the katG gene encoding catalase/peroxidase HPI — protein sequence MDAKSSENAGKCPVAHGATPRGRSNRDWWPNQLNVQMLHAHSSLSDPMGKGFNYAEEFKKLDLAAVKQDLTALMTDSQDWWPADFGHYGGLFIRMAWHSAGTYRITDGRGGAGMGQQRFAPLNSWPDNVNLDKARRLLWPIKQKYGNKISWADLMILTGNVALESMGFKTFGFAGGRADVWEPEELYWGPEGTWLGDERYSGERQLAEPLGAVQMGLIYVNPEGPNGNPDPLASARDIRDTFARMAMNDEETVALIAGGHTFGKTHGAGDPSFVGIDPEGGELEAQGLGWSSKFNSGVGTDAIGSGLEVTWSQTPTRWSNYFFENLFAFEWELTKSPAGAHQWVAKDADASVPDAFDSAKKHRPTMLTSDLALRFDPIYEKISRRFYENPAEFADAFARAWFKLTHRDMGPKVRYLGPEVPAEDLIWQDVIPPVEHPLVDDADIASLKEKVLATGLTVQELISTAWASASSFRGSDKRGGANGARIRLEPQKNWEANQPEQLAKVLGVLEGIQQGFNAANAGGKQISLADLIVLAGAAGVEKAAKAAGHSVVVPFTPGRTDASQEQTDVASFAALEPRIDAFRNYVNVKKMQFLQPEEALVDRAQLLTLTAPQMTALLGGLRVLKAGAPQHGVFTDKPEALTNDFFVNLLDMATVWAPKEGEKGVYEGRDRQSGDLKWTATRVDLIFGSHSQLRAIAEIYAQSDAKEKFVRDFVSAWVKVMNADRFDLV from the coding sequence ATGGATGCGAAATCAAGCGAAAACGCCGGCAAGTGTCCTGTCGCACATGGTGCGACACCGCGCGGCCGTAGCAATCGTGACTGGTGGCCAAACCAGCTCAACGTGCAGATGCTGCATGCCCATTCGTCGCTTTCCGATCCGATGGGCAAGGGCTTTAACTATGCCGAAGAGTTCAAGAAGCTCGACCTTGCGGCCGTCAAGCAGGATCTCACCGCACTGATGACCGACAGCCAGGATTGGTGGCCGGCCGACTTCGGCCACTATGGCGGCCTGTTCATCCGCATGGCCTGGCATTCGGCCGGGACCTACCGCATCACCGACGGTCGCGGTGGCGCTGGCATGGGCCAGCAGCGGTTTGCGCCCCTCAACAGCTGGCCGGACAACGTCAACCTCGACAAGGCCCGCCGCCTTCTCTGGCCGATCAAGCAGAAATACGGCAACAAGATCTCCTGGGCCGACCTGATGATCCTGACCGGCAATGTCGCGCTGGAATCGATGGGCTTCAAGACCTTCGGCTTTGCCGGCGGCCGCGCCGATGTCTGGGAACCGGAAGAGCTCTATTGGGGCCCCGAAGGCACGTGGCTGGGCGACGAGCGCTATAGCGGCGAACGCCAGCTGGCGGAGCCTCTTGGCGCCGTTCAGATGGGCCTCATCTACGTTAACCCGGAGGGTCCGAACGGCAATCCGGATCCGCTCGCATCCGCCCGCGACATCCGCGACACCTTCGCCCGCATGGCGATGAACGACGAGGAAACCGTCGCCCTCATCGCCGGCGGCCACACTTTCGGCAAGACCCATGGCGCCGGTGATCCGTCCTTTGTCGGTATCGATCCGGAAGGCGGCGAACTCGAAGCGCAGGGTCTCGGCTGGTCGAGCAAGTTCAATAGCGGTGTCGGCACCGATGCGATCGGCAGTGGCCTCGAAGTCACCTGGTCGCAGACCCCGACGCGGTGGAGCAATTACTTCTTCGAAAATCTCTTCGCGTTCGAATGGGAGCTGACCAAGAGCCCGGCCGGCGCCCATCAATGGGTGGCGAAGGATGCCGATGCCTCCGTTCCGGATGCCTTCGACAGCGCTAAGAAGCACCGCCCGACCATGCTCACCTCGGACCTCGCGCTGCGCTTCGACCCGATCTACGAAAAGATCTCCCGTCGCTTCTACGAGAACCCGGCCGAGTTCGCCGACGCTTTCGCCCGCGCCTGGTTCAAGCTGACCCACCGCGACATGGGGCCGAAGGTGCGCTATCTCGGCCCGGAAGTGCCGGCCGAAGACCTGATCTGGCAGGATGTCATTCCGCCGGTCGAGCATCCGCTGGTCGATGATGCCGATATTGCAAGCCTCAAGGAAAAGGTTCTGGCAACGGGCCTTACCGTGCAGGAACTGATCTCGACCGCCTGGGCGTCTGCCTCGAGCTTCCGTGGTTCCGACAAGCGCGGCGGTGCCAATGGCGCCCGCATTCGCCTTGAGCCGCAAAAGAACTGGGAAGCCAACCAGCCGGAACAGCTCGCCAAGGTTTTAGGCGTGCTCGAAGGCATCCAGCAGGGTTTCAACGCCGCCAATGCCGGCGGCAAGCAGATCTCGCTGGCCGACCTGATCGTGCTCGCCGGTGCCGCTGGCGTCGAGAAGGCAGCCAAGGCCGCCGGCCACAGCGTCGTCGTGCCTTTCACGCCGGGCCGCACCGACGCCTCGCAGGAACAGACCGATGTCGCATCCTTCGCAGCGCTTGAACCCCGCATCGACGCCTTCCGCAACTATGTCAACGTCAAGAAGATGCAGTTCCTGCAGCCCGAAGAGGCGCTGGTCGACCGTGCGCAGCTTCTGACGCTGACGGCACCGCAGATGACGGCGCTTCTCGGTGGCCTGCGGGTGCTGAAGGCTGGCGCTCCGCAACATGGAGTGTTCACCGACAAGCCGGAGGCGCTGACCAACGACTTCTTCGTCAACCTGCTCGATATGGCGACAGTCTGGGCACCCAAGGAAGGCGAAAAGGGCGTCTATGAAGGCCGTGACCGCCAGTCCGGCGATCTGAAATGGACGGCAACGCGCGTCGACCTGATATTCGGTTCGCACTCACAGCTTCGTGCGATCGCCGAAATCTATGCACAGTCGGATGCGAAGGAAAAGTTCGTCAGGGACTTCGTCTCGGCCTGGGTCAAGGTGATGAACGCCGATCGCTTCGATCTCGTCTGA
- a CDS encoding metallophosphoesterase family protein has product MRNLMGWVKRRQEVLVPAPLRRRLDLGDARPLFAIYAIGDVHGCLKELKDAEERIARDMDQLGRSGLVVLLGDYIDRGPMSAQVIEHLLTPSDFGFRRLALCGNHDDIFIKFLAAPEQYMQWLELGGQQTLSSYGIDPHQLDFSKRGRDKLQQIFAANVPPRHLDFLSNLPISLKVGDFLFVHAGLRPKVMLDEQTDEDLMWIREPFLSSGWGGPGLVIHGHTPQPQPSFGPGRIGIDTGAFYTGNLTVLKLFQNEKSFI; this is encoded by the coding sequence ATGCGTAATCTGATGGGTTGGGTCAAAAGACGACAGGAGGTTCTGGTACCTGCGCCTTTGCGTCGGCGCCTTGACCTCGGTGACGCTCGCCCCCTCTTCGCGATCTATGCCATCGGCGATGTGCACGGCTGTCTGAAGGAACTCAAAGATGCTGAGGAGCGCATCGCGCGAGACATGGATCAACTGGGTCGGTCGGGCCTTGTGGTCTTATTGGGTGACTATATCGATCGTGGCCCCATGTCAGCTCAGGTCATCGAGCATCTTTTGACGCCGAGCGATTTCGGTTTCAGGCGGCTTGCCTTATGTGGAAACCATGACGATATTTTCATCAAATTTTTAGCCGCGCCAGAACAATATATGCAATGGCTGGAACTTGGCGGCCAACAGACGCTGTCGTCCTACGGGATTGATCCCCACCAGCTCGATTTTTCGAAAAGAGGCCGCGACAAGCTCCAACAAATATTTGCAGCCAACGTGCCACCGCGCCATTTGGATTTTCTGTCCAACCTGCCGATTTCGCTCAAGGTTGGCGACTTCCTTTTCGTCCATGCCGGCCTACGGCCGAAAGTTATGTTGGACGAACAGACAGACGAAGACCTAATGTGGATCAGGGAGCCATTTCTATCATCAGGCTGGGGCGGTCCGGGCCTCGTCATTCACGGTCATACGCCACAACCTCAACCAAGCTTTGGCCCCGGCCGTATCGGGATCGACACAGGTGCCTTCTATACTGGCAATCTTACAGTGCTAAAGCTCTTTCAGAATGAGAAAAGCTTTATATAG
- a CDS encoding DUF6030 family protein translates to MAIAAVVGTSLLANDRRNIRQLARFLGIELPAPSPPVKIGIVSKETTLRRSMWPWISYRHTPSRLSSVIPATQMCDSLAKDGQEEPRFMSSEQGGWDCSMLLQGLDQRQRTSLFLQARGRTFAAASEVRVKFSLNGVDMDDNLIKAAFHFIHVATGDRDAPPSTGRMQQKLTHLEDFYRLEGNYVFTFRREIQDTDRYNLIALERRVDLDVEQLRFPTTRPHTTGARKGDRLSTFLSQRRKESVGNR, encoded by the coding sequence ATGGCCATCGCCGCAGTCGTCGGAACCTCCTTATTGGCCAATGATCGCCGCAATATCCGGCAATTGGCACGCTTTCTTGGCATTGAGCTTCCCGCACCGTCACCCCCGGTGAAGATCGGCATTGTTTCGAAAGAGACGACATTAAGGAGATCCATGTGGCCATGGATATCCTATCGGCATACGCCAAGTCGTCTTTCCTCCGTTATACCAGCAACCCAGATGTGCGATTCTCTGGCAAAGGATGGCCAGGAAGAACCCCGCTTCATGTCCTCCGAGCAAGGCGGCTGGGACTGCTCCATGCTCCTGCAGGGACTTGATCAGCGCCAAAGGACGTCACTTTTCCTCCAGGCAAGAGGTCGAACATTCGCGGCGGCAAGCGAAGTCAGGGTGAAGTTCAGCCTCAATGGTGTCGATATGGACGACAATCTGATAAAGGCAGCCTTCCATTTTATCCATGTCGCCACGGGCGACAGAGACGCCCCACCGTCAACCGGCAGGATGCAACAAAAGCTCACACATTTGGAAGATTTCTATCGCCTGGAGGGCAATTATGTCTTCACGTTCCGCAGGGAGATCCAAGACACTGATCGATATAATTTGATCGCACTGGAGCGAAGGGTCGACTTGGACGTTGAGCAATTGCGCTTTCCGACGACCCGACCACATACAACAGGTGCACGAAAAGGCGACCGTCTATCAACGTTTCTTTCACAACGACGCAAAGAATCGGTTGGCAACCGCTGA
- a CDS encoding KTSC domain-containing protein, with translation MESLAVTSRMIESVFFSQEDGQLQIRFRNGETRRFTGVPQEEAIALCQSPSPGQHYLDCIRSQFSRVAA, from the coding sequence ATGGAAAGCCTAGCCGTCACGTCGCGCATGATCGAAAGCGTATTCTTCAGCCAAGAGGATGGACAACTTCAGATCCGCTTTCGAAACGGCGAGACGCGCCGCTTCACCGGCGTGCCGCAAGAAGAGGCGATCGCCCTTTGCCAGTCTCCGTCACCGGGCCAACACTATCTCGATTGTATCCGATCGCAGTTCTCGCGTGTCGCTGCATAA
- a CDS encoding UDP-glucose/GDP-mannose dehydrogenase family protein: MRIVMVGSGYVGLVSGACFADFGHTVICVDKAAEKIEALKNGMMPIFEPGLDQLVESNVKANRLSFTTDLADAVADADVVFIAVGTPSRRGDGHADLGYVYAAAREIAAAIQGFTVVVTKSTVPVGTGDEVERIIREENPQADFAVVSNPEFLREGAAIDDFKRPDRIVVGLTDERARGVMTEVYRPLYLNQSPLLFTGRRTSELIKYAANGFLAMKITFINEIADLCERVGADVQDVSRGIGLDGRIGSKFLHAGPGYGGSCFPKDTLALAKTAQDSESPVRLIETTIAVNDNRKRAMGRKVIAAMGGDVRGKKIAVFGLTFKPNTDDMRDSPAIAVIQTLKDAGAIVAGYDPEGMENAKQLLDIEFTSGPYEAAENADAAVLVTEWNEFRALDLARLKSAMRSPILVDLRNVYRKSELEAHGFDYTGVGKASDL; the protein is encoded by the coding sequence ATGCGTATTGTAATGGTCGGATCAGGTTATGTCGGCCTCGTTTCAGGTGCGTGCTTTGCCGATTTCGGCCACACGGTGATTTGCGTCGACAAGGCAGCGGAGAAGATCGAAGCCTTGAAAAATGGCATGATGCCAATTTTCGAGCCGGGGCTTGATCAGCTCGTTGAGAGCAATGTCAAAGCCAACCGCCTGTCATTTACCACAGATCTTGCAGACGCGGTTGCTGACGCCGATGTAGTCTTCATAGCGGTGGGCACCCCGTCGCGGCGCGGCGACGGCCATGCTGATCTTGGTTATGTCTATGCTGCCGCTCGCGAGATCGCAGCCGCGATCCAGGGCTTTACCGTGGTCGTAACCAAGTCGACCGTTCCGGTCGGCACCGGCGACGAAGTCGAGCGGATCATCCGCGAAGAAAACCCGCAGGCTGATTTCGCGGTTGTGTCCAACCCTGAATTTCTCCGTGAAGGCGCTGCGATCGACGATTTCAAGCGCCCTGACCGTATCGTTGTCGGCCTGACCGACGAGCGAGCTCGCGGGGTGATGACGGAAGTCTACCGTCCGCTTTACCTCAACCAGTCCCCTCTCCTGTTTACCGGCCGACGCACCTCTGAGCTGATCAAATATGCCGCCAATGGCTTTTTGGCGATGAAGATCACCTTCATCAATGAAATTGCCGATTTGTGCGAGCGTGTCGGCGCCGATGTCCAAGATGTCTCACGAGGTATCGGCCTTGACGGCCGTATCGGCTCAAAGTTCCTGCATGCCGGTCCCGGCTATGGCGGTTCATGCTTCCCCAAGGATACGCTGGCCCTTGCAAAGACCGCGCAAGATAGTGAGAGCCCCGTTCGTCTGATCGAGACGACGATTGCAGTCAACGACAATCGAAAGCGCGCCATGGGCCGTAAGGTCATTGCCGCGATGGGAGGCGATGTCCGGGGCAAGAAGATTGCGGTATTTGGCCTGACATTCAAGCCGAATACGGACGACATGCGCGACAGCCCGGCGATCGCCGTCATTCAGACGCTGAAAGACGCAGGGGCGATTGTTGCAGGTTATGATCCTGAAGGGATGGAAAATGCCAAGCAGCTCCTTGATATCGAGTTTACGAGTGGCCCCTATGAGGCAGCTGAAAATGCTGACGCCGCCGTTCTCGTCACGGAGTGGAACGAGTTTAGAGCACTCGATCTGGCACGACTGAAGTCTGCAATGCGATCACCGATCCTTGTCGACCTTCGCAATGTCTATCGCAAATCCGAACTTGAGGCTCACGGTTTCGACTATACGGGCGTCGGCAAAGCATCCGATCTGTGA
- a CDS encoding mannose-1-phosphate guanylyltransferase/mannose-6-phosphate isomerase gives MSDKIVPVIMAGGKGTRLWPLSRASAPKQFIQFVGDRTLFQATLDRVSDAALYTAPIVITNEDFRFLVAEQARELGIELSGVLLEPSARNTAPAVAAAASFAMKTFGADAIIQVLASDHEIIADDRYFEAIGTAHKTALSGKLVTFGIAPTEPATGYGYIEVGERLATGANAVKRFVEKPNGKIAQEMLSAGGYVWNSGIFMFGAKRVLDEIKEYAPAVVGAAVEAVQNAKADLDFIRLDAAAFDKAPNISIDYAVMEKTKDAAVVPASFVWSDMGSWDAVWKLGTQDPSGNVVLGKTTLVNTKNSLVVSRHSHLAVQGLEGVAVIASEDAVYVGRLDESQNVGALVKQLAAAKATAPLTETHPTSYRPWGGYTSILNGDRFQVKRLFVTPGKKLSLQKHHHRSEHWICVKGTAEVTIGDEIKIVRENESVYIPQGEVHRLANPGKIMLEMIEVQTGSYLGEDDIIRIVDEFGRG, from the coding sequence ATGAGTGACAAGATCGTTCCAGTGATTATGGCAGGCGGCAAGGGCACGCGCCTGTGGCCGCTCTCCAGAGCGAGCGCGCCGAAACAGTTTATTCAATTCGTTGGCGACAGAACGCTTTTCCAAGCGACGCTTGATCGCGTATCGGATGCGGCGCTCTATACCGCCCCGATCGTCATCACCAATGAGGATTTTCGTTTTCTTGTCGCCGAACAGGCACGGGAACTCGGCATCGAATTGTCGGGTGTTCTTTTGGAACCGTCGGCACGCAATACGGCACCAGCAGTTGCTGCGGCCGCAAGCTTTGCAATGAAGACTTTCGGTGCCGATGCGATCATCCAGGTTCTGGCATCGGACCATGAAATCATTGCCGATGACCGTTATTTCGAGGCGATCGGGACGGCACATAAGACAGCACTTTCGGGCAAATTGGTCACGTTTGGGATAGCCCCGACGGAGCCCGCAACGGGATACGGCTATATCGAAGTCGGGGAGCGCCTCGCCACTGGCGCCAATGCGGTCAAACGCTTCGTCGAGAAGCCGAATGGAAAGATTGCCCAAGAGATGCTTTCCGCCGGCGGCTATGTGTGGAATTCGGGCATATTCATGTTTGGCGCCAAACGCGTCCTCGATGAGATCAAGGAATATGCGCCGGCCGTCGTCGGTGCTGCCGTCGAGGCTGTGCAAAATGCCAAGGCCGATCTCGACTTCATCCGCCTTGATGCTGCAGCTTTCGATAAGGCACCCAATATTTCGATCGATTATGCGGTTATGGAAAAGACGAAGGATGCTGCGGTCGTTCCTGCATCTTTTGTTTGGTCCGACATGGGAAGCTGGGACGCGGTTTGGAAGCTTGGCACCCAGGATCCCTCGGGAAACGTGGTCTTGGGCAAGACAACGTTGGTCAACACCAAAAATTCTCTGGTCGTCTCCAGACACAGCCACCTTGCCGTCCAGGGACTGGAGGGCGTTGCGGTGATCGCCAGTGAGGATGCGGTCTATGTGGGACGCCTCGACGAAAGCCAGAATGTCGGCGCCTTGGTCAAGCAGCTCGCCGCAGCAAAGGCAACAGCACCTTTAACCGAGACCCATCCGACGTCATACCGCCCATGGGGTGGTTATACGTCCATCCTCAATGGCGACCGCTTCCAGGTGAAGCGGCTCTTTGTCACGCCGGGAAAGAAGCTGTCGCTGCAAAAGCATCATCACCGTTCGGAACATTGGATTTGCGTCAAGGGGACAGCGGAAGTGACGATCGGCGATGAGATCAAGATCGTGCGCGAAAACGAATCTGTCTATATTCCTCAAGGAGAAGTTCATCGTCTTGCCAATCCTGGCAAGATCATGCTCGAGATGATCGAGGTCCAGACGGGCTCCTATCTCGGAGAAGACGACATCATCCGTATTGTCGACGAGTTCGGGCGCGGCTAA
- a CDS encoding phosphomannomutase has translation MKFGTSGLRGLVVDLEGRASALYAQAFAEHLFESGLAKPGDRVLVGRDLRPSSPSIVATCIGALRRAGLTPIDCGDVATPVLALYGLKIGAPSLMITGSHIPADRNGIKFYRADGEIDKGDEQKISAIAAVLEKTDIDATAGDSPSAKDSAITLFKERVRSVLPSKALSGLRFGVYQHSTVARELLAETLGYYGADVVELGYSDTFIPVDTEAVSVETIAQLAAWAEEHQLDGIVSADGDGDRPLVADETGTPLRGDLLGLVAARALGAKIVVTPVTSNSGIEASGTFEVVRTKVGSPFVIAGMQEALSRAQTGVMGFEANGGLLTASNFNVPGGALTPLPTRDSFVPILMVLGFAASQRLPLSCLAGEFKLPFAAADRLENFPVENSSALMTHLRQSPDNIAAFLAPLGAVVDLNDTDGLRAFLADGSIVHLRPSGNAPEMRCYVEARTETEAQRLLSESLELVRQFVIE, from the coding sequence ATGAAGTTCGGCACGAGCGGTCTTAGAGGCCTGGTTGTAGATCTCGAAGGCCGGGCCAGCGCGCTCTATGCCCAGGCATTTGCCGAGCATCTCTTTGAAAGCGGCTTGGCAAAGCCCGGTGATCGCGTTCTCGTCGGCCGGGATCTGCGTCCGTCCAGTCCATCGATTGTGGCAACCTGTATTGGAGCCTTGCGTCGCGCCGGTCTCACGCCCATCGACTGCGGCGATGTTGCAACGCCCGTTCTCGCCCTTTACGGGCTCAAAATCGGGGCTCCGTCTTTGATGATCACCGGGTCACATATTCCCGCCGACCGCAACGGGATAAAATTCTACCGCGCCGATGGCGAGATCGACAAAGGCGATGAGCAGAAAATTTCGGCGATCGCGGCAGTTCTCGAAAAGACCGATATCGATGCAACGGCCGGTGACAGCCCCTCGGCAAAAGACAGCGCCATCACTTTGTTTAAGGAACGTGTGCGCAGTGTGTTGCCAAGCAAGGCACTTTCCGGCCTCAGATTTGGCGTTTACCAGCATTCCACGGTTGCCCGGGAGCTGCTGGCCGAGACGCTCGGCTATTATGGCGCTGACGTCGTTGAGCTTGGCTATTCCGACACATTCATCCCCGTCGACACGGAAGCCGTATCAGTCGAGACGATCGCGCAACTGGCAGCTTGGGCAGAGGAACACCAACTTGACGGGATCGTGTCCGCGGATGGCGACGGTGATCGCCCGCTCGTTGCCGACGAAACAGGGACGCCGTTGCGTGGCGATCTTCTTGGGCTGGTTGCGGCCCGTGCGCTCGGTGCAAAAATTGTCGTCACACCCGTTACGTCAAATTCAGGTATCGAGGCCAGCGGAACATTCGAGGTCGTGCGAACCAAGGTCGGCTCCCCCTTTGTCATCGCCGGCATGCAGGAGGCGCTTAGCAGAGCGCAGACCGGTGTCATGGGATTTGAGGCCAATGGCGGCTTGCTGACGGCATCCAATTTTAACGTGCCGGGCGGAGCGCTTACACCTTTACCAACACGCGACAGCTTCGTTCCTATTTTGATGGTTCTGGGGTTTGCGGCGAGCCAAAGGCTGCCGCTGTCGTGCCTTGCAGGCGAGTTCAAACTGCCTTTTGCGGCAGCGGACCGGCTGGAGAATTTTCCGGTCGAGAACAGTTCCGCCTTGATGACCCATCTGCGCCAGTCGCCAGACAATATCGCGGCGTTTCTGGCACCGCTCGGCGCCGTCGTTGACCTCAACGATACAGACGGTTTGAGGGCGTTTCTGGCCGACGGTTCGATCGTTCACCTGCGCCCATCCGGGAATGCGCCGGAAATGCGCTGTTATGTGGAGGCAAGAACCGAGACAGAAGCTCAAAGGCTTCTGTCCGAGAGCCTTGAACTCGTTCGGCAATTTGTCATTGAATAA